The Halichondria panicea chromosome 17, odHalPani1.1, whole genome shotgun sequence DNA segment CAATGCACAATGGCGTAGTCTCAAGTCTCAATGCCGTCTATTTATATGCAAGAAAGCAAGGAAAACTCTTTGGAAGAGTTCACTGGAGTAATGCTCACTGTAGCTAACCTGGAGCTGAATAGACATAGCCTTTTACTGTACTCTAAGCATTATTTATTTGTCAGCCATAATCATAAATTTTATTTTTTTCTTTTTGATTCTGGTAAAGAAGAAAACCCACCAGGAATGTATTCCCTTCCCTTCTGTGTATTTTTTTTTAGTGTTCACGGTGTGTATGAATGGGTTCTGAGCGCTTTTGCGCAAGAGAAAAAAACAGCTCGTtactacacagccaaaaatccacgggaACGTTTCAGGCCCGTGGGGAAAATCAGCTGAATACAGGCCGGAATACGGGGCTTTATGCAGATGTAATCGCCCACGGCCTGCTTACATCCTGGAACCACAGGCCCGTTACAGCACGTACATCCTGTCCTGAATACAGCCCGTAAATAACGGACCTGTTTCAGCCTGTACCACCCACGTCCTGCTTACAGCCTGTGCAGCTagtgtatgcgcatgcgcagagagAAAATTGCTTAGATACGAAATCCACCAAGAGACTGAAAAGGTGCTTCAGTTTGATCTTCTCCTTCAGTTGCAGCTTTAAAGGATGGATggagtaattatattatttatggAGCTGACTGCCAAGGCCAGCTAGCAagaaaaagagagagagaggaagtAAGTATAGATGAGCGCGAGCTAGTATAGTAGGTCTAATTAATACTCACTTCTGTCCATTTATCAGCTGCTAGATGTCTCTGTAATTCTTCTCTCACTGTCTCTAGGAGTCTAGCTCTATAGGCTACAAGGTGTGCTTATGTGGtcatgtataaataattatgttgacggAGTTATTTCGTATTGCAGATCTGGTTGACTCTGACGCATGTTGTTGACTTCTAATACAATGTTATAAGTGAGTATTCAGCTGGTTTTTAAAATGTTGGTCCATATGCTGCTTATGTATAGGAATACACATCTAAaaaggaggatatgcacctcTACAACGGCTACTAAATAGGTGAGTACGAGGTATATAAAATGCGTATACCTATGATATTATCTACAGTTGTCTGTGTCATCATTACTTTACGAGCTCGAGATTCAGGTTCTATTATTGACTCACTTACTCGAACTCGTTTACGTacgtatgcacacacagatgtACCTGTGTCTATGTCATCATTACTGCACTGATTGAGCTCGAGATTGAGGTTCCTATTCACACTACTTGAGAATGTGagccaattaataattatttaactcACTACTCGTGTACTGatgcacacatacagatgtacatatataaattGGAATGCTCATGCCATCAATGATTTCAACCCATCATGACCAGAAGGtattttacaataataattattgtcgtttACATTGGTTGGTCTAATTACAGCATCGTGGACACACCTATATCGTGGACACACCTATACTTTAGAATTTGGCAGgtaagcataataattataaaaacttTGTTTGTGTTTTGCTTTAGTTAAGTTACTGGCTCTggacatggctggtctgtGACAGTACAAACAGTCGAACAAAAAAGGTATAAATGGTAAGACTATattcactatatatacacagtgacagaggacatggctggtctgtGGACAGTACGAACAGTCGAACAACACATTATAATGGTAAGAAACATTTTCTTTGCAACGATATTCACATGTcttctttatacacacagtgacagaggacatggctggtctgtGGACAGTACGAACAGTCGAACAACACATTATAATGGTAAgacattattttctttgcaaccattATTCACGTGTcttctttatacacacagtgacacactcgAGCAGCACAAGCACTAGAAGAAACATTCTTATTAGTGTTGTAAACTGTCGAACTGTCTGGCTATGTTTGTTTCTTAAAAATGTTAACACTTTGTGGAATTATTTATGCCAAACTCAGCTTTTAACTGCAAACCGGAACTAACTGAGAACACAGGGCTGCTTACAGGCCGTGCTCAGACTGCTTACAGCCCGTTCCACGGCTGATTACATGCTGAAATCCACAGGCTGCTAAGCAGTATCTAACCAAACAGTTGAATACACCACGTGGTTTCATGCCTGTAACGGCCCCGTAACAGGCATGAAACggcccgtggatttttggctgtgtaagGCTTGAATGAAATTttcggggtcaaaggtcgcgtCCTGGGCAGCTCTTTTTATACTCAAAACTCGCTCCGGGATCCAGAAGTTGCTAATGCGgtaattaaagccaacatgctcgtttaaacgagcatgttggctttaattacacagccaaaaatccacgggccTGTTTCAGGACCGTGGGGAAAATCAGTTGAATACAGGCCGGAATACGGGCCTGTATGTGGATGTAATCGCCCACGGCCTGCTTACATCCCGGAACCACAGGCCCGTTACAGCACGTACATCCTGTCCTGAATACGGACCGTAAATAACGGGCCTGTTTCAGCCTGTACCACCCACGTCCTGCTTACAGCCTGTGCAGCCagtgtatgcgcatgcgcagagagAAAGTTGCTTAGCTACCAATCCATCAAGAGACTGAAAAGGTGCTTCAGTTTGATCTTCTCGTTCAGTTGCAGCTTTAAAGGATGGGGATggagtaattatattatttatggAGCTGACTGCCAAGGCCAGCTAGCAAgaaaaagagagagagtaaGTAGAGTCTAAATAAGGAACTAGTATAGTAGTATACTAGTAGGTCTAATTAATACTCACTTCTGTCCATTTATCAGCTGCTAGATGTCTCTGCAATTCTTCTCTCACTGTCTCTAGGAGTCCAGCTCTATAGGCTACAAGGTGTGCTTATGTGGtcatgtataaataattatgttgacggAGTTATTTCGTATTGCAGATCTGGTTGCCTCTGACGCAGGTTGTTGACTTCTACAATGTTATAAGTGAGTGCTCAGCTGGTTTTTAAAAATATTGGTCCATATGCTGCTTATGTATAGGAATACACATCTAAaaaggaggatatgcacctcTACAACGACTACTAAATAGGTGAGTATGAGGTATATAAAATGCtgtattctataattatgataattattatctacagTTATCTGTGTTATCATTACTTTACGAGCTCGAGATTCAGGTTCTATTATTGACTCACTTACTCGAACTCGTTTACGtatgcacacatacagatgTACCTGTGTCTATGTCATCATTACTGTACTGATAGAGCTCGAGATTGAGGTTCCTTGTCACACTACTTGAGAATGTGagccaattaataattatttaactcACTTTAAACTCGTGTACTGGGTGCACACATAcagatgtacatatataaattGGAATGCTCATGCCATCAATGATTTCAACCCATCATGACCAGAAGGTATTTTACAATAACAATTATTGTTGTTTACATTGGTTGGTCTAATTACAGCATCTTGGACACACCTATACTTTAGGAACTATCAGAATTTGGCAGGTAAGCAatcattcataataattataaaaacttTGTTTGTGTTTTGCTTTAGTTAAGTTACTGGCTGTggacatggctggtctgtGACAGTACAAACAGTCAAACAAAAAATTTATAATGGTAAGAAAtattattttctttgcaactataattattcacatgtACGTCTTCTTTATACACAGTAACAgaggacatggctggtctgtGGACAGTACGAACAGTCGAACAACACTTGTAAGAAACATTTTCTTTGCAACAATATTCACATATcttctttatacacacagtgacagaggacatGGCTGGTAGTACAAACAGTCGAGCAAACAATTTATAATggtaagaaacattattttctttgcaaccattATTCACATGTCTTCTttatacacagtgacacactcgAGCACCACAAGCACTAGAAGAAACATTCTTATTAGTATTGTAAACTGTCTAACTGTCTGTCTATGTTTGTTTCTTAAAAATTTTAACACTTTGTTGAATTATTCATGCCAAACTCAGCTTTTAACTGTATAAAAAGCAAACCGGAACTAACTGAGAACACAGGGCTGCTTACAGGCCGTGCTCAGACTGCTTACAGCCCGTTCCACGGCTGATTACATGCTGAAATCCACAGGCtgctaaacagtatctaaccaAACAGTTGAATACACCACGTGGATTTATAGCTGTAACAGGCCCGTAACAGGCATGAAACggcccgtggatttttggctgtgtaccGGATTAGCCACTTCCGGATCCCGGAGCGAGTTTTGAGTATAAAAAGAGCTGCCCAGGacgcgacctttgaccccgaaAATTTCATTCAAGCCTTAGTAACGAGCTGTTTTTTTCTCTTGTGCAAAAGCGCTCAGAACCCATTCATACACACCGTGAACACTAAAAAAAACACACAGAAGGGAGGGGAATAACATTCCTGGTGGGTTTTCTTCTTTACCAGAATCAAAAagacaaaaataaaaatttaTGATTATGGTTGACAAATAAATAATGCTCAGGTAGGTCTGTAGGTACAGTAAAAGGCTATGTCTATACAGCTCCAGGTTAGCTACAGTGAGCATTACTCCAGTGAACTCTTCCAAAGAGTTTTCCTTGCTTTCTTGCATATAAATAGACGGCATTGAGGCTTGAGACTACGCCATTGTGCAGTGTAGAAAGTTGACGAAATTGATTCTGAAAAAGAATTTATATCAGCATTAATTAATGTCAGTATATCAAACAAATGTTTGCTATTATTTAGAGTTGTAGAGTAGGGTGCAAACAAGTGAGAGCTCTTCCgggtaggggttggtagtgCTGGCATCATTTTGGGGAAGAATTATGCTGGTATCATGGGAAAATTagtgagaataataggcaggttttggaAATACAGGTCAGTCGAGTCAGTAGTATAAACATCTGTAGGCCTGATGAAAGTTGCGAGTACATGGGATGtggaataatgtgggaatgAATAATAAAACTACCAACCCCTAGCAGTGAGTCTTCCTCCAGAAAAGAGGCCAGAGAGGtaacgatataattattgcttgatataGTAGTAAGACTTACATTTTCTATATACATACGTTGATGCCAGGAAGACTGTCCTGTCAACAAGCGTCAACAAGCGAGGGTAGTCCTTCAAAGCGACCTGAGAAAAAATGAAcgttattaataataatgactCTATGTATGAAGGTTATTATACAAATGTCATGGTGGCTATGAGCATGATGACCCACTAGTAATTGAACGGAAAAACACTCGTCCATTTTGTCACTAGTCACCCTTCACCACAGCCACAACACCCAGCTGCTGTTTGTGCGATATTTAAAACTTACAATAGTAGTACAATCAATTTCCGTTTTTCAGGAGGTGTTTGGACGATACCCGAACCCACTAGGTGTTCCCTGGCCCTACAGACTTTCTACAGACTTTCAACACTTCACTTCGTTACTTTATCCATGTAAAATGAAATGTTAATGTTAAAAAGCACTCGTAGGTTGATAAAGTCACCTTactgtatactatatactACTTACTTTTATACTATAGACTAGACTACTTACCTTCTTCAACAACAACATCAGTTTGCCAAATCTTCATGTTTTCCAAGGCCAATGAACCTCTGGCAGCAAGAAAATTAAACGCTTAGCACTGTCAATTCTATCAACAAAGACCTGCTTGGTATCTTCAGTCTCGAACCAAAGTTCCTGTGGACCCCAGTAGGCTTCTTCTGAGGTTGAGAACACTTCTTGAAAATAAACTTttgacagccattttttgtTTTAAGTTTATGTCATGTCTACTATCTCGTGAGAGCGCGGAAGAAGGCGTATCAAAAGAAGACCGTAAGAATGTAAAGAATGTGCATTATACTGTCAAGGGCGTCTTTTTGCAAGACTCAAGTAAATTCATTTTTTCATTTTCGCCATTTTCCCGTTGCATCCGGTCGGAGCTGTCCTGGGCACGcctttttatagtcagcatgctcgtttaagTGTAAAATATGGGCGTGGTCATTCAGCTACAGACACGCCTTATAGCCAATAATCCACTGAGCGTttcgagttgtctctaaagtAACGCTAGGTCTTCAACTCGTAGATTATAATctatagtattattattatcttgtgatcattataattatctcttcCGAAATTCAATATGATTTTTTACAGCCTATTACAGCAGTACTAGTATCACTCAATGAATGTGGGCAGTTAATTAAACAACTTGTAAGATGCACGTACTAGGAAATATTCATGTCGATTAAATTAGAGAGTTGCTTGTCCATGTACTGAATCCAAATGTCACGTTGCTCCCGAATTCCAAGCTTGATAGGATGCACAAAATGTGCAGTAGTTGCCATTTTCTTAATGGCTGCAACACTCCTATCGTCCCATAGATAACCATACACAAATGTGGTTCTATCAGGAGCCACAATATCCACAGCTAAATTAGTTGCGATTTCGCAAAATAGTTCGGTTGTGTTTATAATGTGGTCAAGTACGTGTGTCATGTTTGTAACAAGTGCTTGAGGGATGTAAATAATGTCAGAAACAGAACGAGCTATGAAATGGTCCGGAAAACCAGCTGTTTCCACCAGTTGCTCCTTCCATTTGGCTGGTAAACTTTTGATTACAATATCCAGGTTTTTTGCTCCATAGGTCGGGCGACCCCACCATGGCCAGTTGCAACCTTTGCGGCCTGGAGTCTGTATCGTTGAGTAGCTGCATACTGCACTTTCAACCACCGTCCACAGCTTTGTAGTTGGTAACTCGGCCATTTTCGTTAGGTTGATAAACATGTCGTCAGCAATGTACAGGAAACCTTCAGTCTCTTTAGAGCCACGTTGAATGCACGATCGTATGCACTTGTGCTGATACCAACCAAGATGAGAGTCACAACTGATGACGTCCACAAACTCAGGCACATAGTCAGGCCTTGACCAGTTGTCCCCATTAAATATGAGGGTGATGTTTTTGAAGAATGGAAAGTAGTATGACACCTGAGTTTCAATGACAGCTTTGCTAGGTTTTATTCCGTTCAGGTTCAAGTTGATACACAGGTGGATCTTGTCTGTCCAAAGGGCTGATTTGGGAGGTAGATCAGAAATTGAGTAACCCTTCTTGTTAAGACTTTGTTCAACAAGAGATGAATAAAAGCTTCCATCTGTATAAAAATGTTTTATAGCCATATGAAGTTCTGTCTGTTGTAGATCATAGTACAGGAATGCAAGTAGATTTAGCAGAGATATAGCAGAAACTAGCAAAACTACACGTATGCATTTCAGCTTCATTCTATCATGTAGTGGCCCGTCCCCTAGGTGGGGCGCCTATATATGTGCATACGACCTATCACACTTACTGGCTACTCGCGCGAACATGCGCATTAAGTGTCCATGCACGTGGTCAAGTGTTAGTGCTGCGGTCTTTGTCAGAGTATCATCCCAAAGAGTGTAACCGCATTTGCCTGTTGAGTAACTCTGGTCTGTGTTTGTATAGCGCTGCTTGTATCAGGAAATCAGCATGTGCGGTTTCTCCGAAATCTTGGCAGTTGCTATATTAAACCAGGACTGAGGAGCTCCTGCTATAACATAACACTTTTTCCCCTCCCAAGTCAGAAGAATGcacaaaaaaattataatattaatCCTGTACACCGTAGTAAAAATGATTATGGGTACAATTAGATGGGTTGAGTCCTGATCTCTGTGAGCTGCAAGAGTGTTAATAATACAGAGCTATAACATAAACCTGACTCGGCTCTCACGAGGACTAGCTCGACTAGGCGATCTTAGGGCGTGGCTGCATCTTGACGACCTCGTGCTCTGATGCATCTGATAATTATCAGAGATAAGCAAAATCTGCAACGAATCCATGCTAGTGTTGTGTTGTATATAGTGGTTTTCCCATTTGCTGCAAGGAGGGAGGCTAAAGTTTTGTATTTCCCCCAAAAAGAGGCTGGAATTTGAGACCATACATGGGTACACCCACTATACATGGGTACGGGTGTACCCATGTATGGTCTCAAATTCCAGCCTCTTTAGCTGACAAGCCTACTACTACTACAGTTTTGTCTTGAGAAGTAGCCGCGGTGTCCTTTGGTTTTAATTAATAGCCGCGGATTGTCATTACAAATTTACATTTATGTCAATAAAACTATAATTCTGATGAACGTCACTATAACAATGTGATTGCATTGAGTGTACAAATATGATAATGCTGTTAGCTACAAGCGTTCAAACAGGTTGTTGCTGTCAGGGTTGTCGTCAACACTTGAATCAGAGAGTGAGTCCGTAGAGGAGACATCCTCATACATCTGCATAACTTCTTTGATGTAGCGGCTACACAATAGGAGGGAGGTGAActagagcacacacacacggagaGAATATATTACGTTCTCTTCCTCTTCTTGTGTTTGTGTCGGTAATAGACAGCTAGTCCACTGATGGACAACACAGAGAGGGCTAGTATTGAacccaccacacccacagacACAACATTCCATCTCATAGCACTACTCGGCAACCCGGCATCAGTCTCACCAGCTGTATAGAGTAGACACAACATCACAGACTGTAGTACACTGTATTGGTGTTGACTCACGACACTGGCCTCTGTGGGACTGACCATCTGGACAGCAGCCACTGGGTGAGTCTTGACAGGGCTGCTGCTGCTGTACACAGGAGCTCTTACACTCTGACTGGCTCTTAAATACACACAGGGGGGAACTTAGGGAACAGTTAGTTGTCAGTTGGAGACAGCCACCATTGTTGCTAAAGTAATAACCAGGGCCTTGGGTGTTGACCAGGTCAGTAGCACACaagacagtacatgtacacacctcCTCAGAACCTGTAGGGTAGGGTAGGGAGTTAGCCACCAatggtggtgtgtggtgtgaggaaCTTACCTTTACTCTGATGTACACAGATAAGTATGAGTGATAGTAAATATCTTAATCTCCCAATATTCATCATCTTTTCAGTAGGATCTAGGACTCCATCTCTATAAAATAATCAGTAATAATAGTCACATGATAATAAATAGGCATTAATGGACTCCAACTAACGCCCACCAATTGTTTTCTTCTTTCATTATTGCCTCTTCCTCTTTTCCTCTATTGTAGCCTCCACCCACATGGCAAAGATATAAAAATCATGTCCAAAAACAGAAAGCTATCGAAGAAGGAACGTTCTAACGCTCTGAGACTCGCTGCATTACAGGAGAGGAAACATTCACAAGGACCATCTCTCAAGATACCGGAGACCCCCGGCCTGAGGCCGTCCAACCACACTTTGTTCACTGATGACAGGCCTGAGAAGTTGACTTTGTTTGAGAGCAATGATATCGATAGTGATGATGAGGTCGTGTTTGGAGAACGCTTCCAGGGGACCGGCGGAGAGAAGCTGTTGCAGTTACAGAGAAGTATTGGTTTGGATCAACGCTTTAGACTAGACGATAAGTTTATGGACGACCCTACAAGCGACGACCCTGCAATCGATGAGGAGGCTATGAAAAGCACCGATAATGAAAGAAGTCGATCGCTAGCTGTCCTGGACTCTTTGCTTGGACCGTCTGTTGTGTCTCGAGTAACTAAGCCTGATGTTGTGATCCCACCTCGCTATGACCCCCTCTCTACCACACACATGCTTCACGAACAATCGAGAGCAGCCATAACAGATAAGGAGGAATCTAGTTTGAGTGAGAGTGATGGGGAGCAGTCCAACACACGACCCACAGTCAGTGGTGATACCTTCTATAGCATCAACACAGACCTACACGGATTGTTTGCTGCAGAAGATCAGGGCTTTAATTTCCTGGGACCGGAGTCAGAAAGTGAACACGAATCTGTTGAAGAAGAGATAGTGGAAGAGGTGCAGCGTCCAATCAAAGTCGAGTGTGATGATATGGAGGTTAGAAAAGATGAGAGGATGTTCTTCCACCATTCTGGCGAGGTTCCTAGTCATACGTTTTATCGTCTTGAGTCACTTAGGTGTCTTGAAGAAGGATGGCCCGAGAGGAGAGCTGCTTTCAAGCAAGCCTTTAGGAAGAGGCACAGAGATGCATCTAAGACTGTCTCCAAGTTTAGAAAACACttgtaattattttataattattaccaggAGTGTTATTACAGAATCCTATTAGTTAAGTTTTTTACTCTCAAATGTCATGCTTGTATTGTACAATTAAATGTTCATTAAATTTGCATAACGTTAATATATTATTGACTTCCATGATAAACATCTCCATAACTTTCGCAATAATTTATAACAAAAAAATGGTGAACAATAATTTATGAATCTGTTCACACATTGGCTGCAGTTAGTTTACAGTCCAATGTGTTCTGCGTTCGGTCCAGTACAGCATTGGCATCAATCAGGAACTGTACACACTCGTCACGTGATCCAAACTTAAGCTCAGAGGTTATTCTCTCTACGCTCACAGAGGGGCGGTACCTACAGAGGTCAAACCAGAGGTCAAtaggaacacacacactcatatacatgtacaggtcaGCATGCACACAACCAGGAGCAAATGAAAAGAAGCTCATGACACAAaatattgcatgtgtataaaCATAGAGAGGCAGGAGAGTTGGTCGtcagagagagagagcgtAGGAGTTCGATAGATTGTTCATGACATCAGAATGAGTGAGGGATAGTTGGGCAGGCCACACTACATGATTGGCTGTGTATGAGGGAGGGCAAATTGTGTGCACTTGGACAAAGGAACAACTTGTGGGAGCACTTGTGTTAACTTAGCTCGTCTTTATAATAGGCTGACTGCTTGAATATATCCAGACAACTTTGTGTGGCCAGGCAGGGATACAACAGTGTAAGAGCGCGTCCATCTTGAGAGGTTGATATTCTTGTTGACATCAGACAAGCTTGAGGGTCCAATCTCCACGGACTATTATAATAACTGATGAAACACTAACCTAGCCCCTAactaggcacacacacacacaccaccacctaCGCTCTAATGATCACCCGAAGAGCACTTTTTCTCTCACGCTCGACAAACAATCGCATCAACTCTTGTGACAAACTGGGACCACACGCGTACAAACGAAAAAGCCTAGTGTAGTTGCCTAGCGACCATGCATTCCACACCCCCAAAGCATGCTCAACACATGGGTCCGACCGAAGGTCAGGGGTCAACTCTAGCATTGCTGACGACATGTCTGCAAGGAGAGAGCAATACACACAatcaacaccacacacacacacacacacacacacacacacacacacacacacacagtacacacagtacacaaacCTGCTGAACTGTCCGTGAGTATGTAGTAGAGTATTCTATAGGCGAGGAACTCTGCTTGGTGTCCAGTCAGCCCCTCAGAGTAAAGGTTCTTAAGCTGTGTCTGACACTGGTTGAACTCTTGGTGGTCACCCTAACAATAGTGGAGGGCGGTTAGTCTAGTCTGGTCTGGTCtagtgtgtgtgcgcgcgtgtgtgtgtgtgtttcagcTCACATTCTGAAGGGCTACTCTACCGTGGGTCTCATACACCAACACAGTGAAGTTATTGCGGATAGCTTGTATCTGTAGGAGGGTGGAGGTACTAGGAAACCATATTACACAGTTAGACAATGCTCCTCACAGTCAAGTCCTGTCTGATTGATTTGAGCTGCTCACAAGCATAATGATAGTCCTTCTTGGTCTCCCACTTGCGACACACATGATCTAGAGAGCGCTTCAATACAGCGAGAGGGCGAACTGCACTCGGCTCTGGAGCCTGCACAACACGGTACACATTCAACTACTTCACTATGGACAATGTAAGGGAAAAAACAACACACATCCTATGAATACAAACTACGGCCTGTCAAagacagctacatgtatatgtcaGCTAACTCACTGAGGTCAATCGAAGGTATCGCTTCTCTAGGCTCTGACAAGTTCCCTCGAGGCTAGTATCCTGCCAATAGATTAAATTATCATCTCCCCCAGAAGTCTAAAGGAGGAGGTAGGATGGGGATAgcacaggtgtgtgtgtgtgtgtgtgtgtctgtaggGCTTACTAAGGTCCTCTTGAGCAGCTCATCAATCGATATCTTCTTCTTGATATTCTTGTTCCCCTCTGCTGCTCCCTGTCTCCCAAACCTCTGAGCACGCTCACTG contains these protein-coding regions:
- the LOC135351828 gene encoding uncharacterized protein LOC135351828; protein product: MKLKCIRVVLLVSAISLLNLLAFLYYDLQQTELHMAIKHFYTDGSFYSSLVEQSLNKKGYSISDLPPKSALWTDKIHLCINLNLNGIKPSKAVIETQVSYYFPFFKNITLIFNGDNWSRPDYVPEFVDVISCDSHLGWYQHKCIRSCIQRGSKETEGFLYIADDMFINLTKMAELPTTKLWTVVESAVCSYSTIQTPGRKGCNWPWWGRPTYGAKNLDIVIKSLPAKWKEQLVETAGFPDHFIARSVSDIIYIPQALVTNMTHVLDHIINTTELFCEIATNLAVDIVAPDRTTFVYGYLWDDRSVAAIKKMATTAHFVHPIKLGIREQRDIWIQYMDKQLSNLIDMNIS
- the LOC135351844 gene encoding uncharacterized protein LOC135351844, whose product is MMNIGRLRYLLSLILICVHQSKGSEEVCTCTVLCATDLVNTQGPGYYFSNNGGCLQLTTNCSLSSPLCVFKSQSECKSSCVQQQQPCQDSPSGCCPDGQSHRGQCPGETDAGLPSSAMRWNVVSVGVVGSILALSVLSISGLAVYYRHKHKKRKRTRYIKEVMQMYEDVSSTDSLSDSSVDDNPDSNNLFERL
- the LOC135351833 gene encoding nucleolar protein 8-like; protein product: MSKNRKLSKKERSNALRLAALQERKHSQGPSLKIPETPGLRPSNHTLFTDDRPEKLTLFESNDIDSDDEVVFGERFQGTGGEKLLQLQRSIGLDQRFRLDDKFMDDPTSDDPAIDEEAMKSTDNERSRSLAVLDSLLGPSVVSRVTKPDVVIPPRYDPLSTTHMLHEQSRAAITDKEESSLSESDGEQSNTRPTVSGDTFYSINTDLHGLFAAEDQGFNFLGPESESEHESVEEEIVEEVQRPIKVECDDMEVRKDERMFFHHSGEVPSHTFYRLESLRCLEEGWPERRAAFKQAFRKRHRDASKTVSKFRKHL